DNA from Gadus chalcogrammus isolate NIFS_2021 chromosome 11, NIFS_Gcha_1.0, whole genome shotgun sequence:
CCTGTTGTACAcattcttcacaaaataatgaGAAGTGTTGAAATCCCTCCGTCTTGGGCTCGGGCtcggccccccccaccccacccccttcgGCCCGTCCCCCAAATAACTGTCTGCGGTTAATCCCACTCATATATCTCTGTAAGGCTGCTCCTACCACCTTATCTCCGGCGGAGAGAGAAGTGAGGAAGAGGCTCTGGGGGCTGATACCGGCTGTATCGATTCGTGCAACAagaaacacacatggacacggacacacacatataaaaaacacaatagacacacacccacacaaaagtTGCAGGCACATAAAAAGCACATGACGATTGGTTCTAAAGCCAAGAAGGCAGCCCCCACACGATAGAAGCTGCTGGGATGGTAATCGATTGACCAACCGCAATTCTTctccccacactcacacacaggacacGGACACGGCACACACGCAGCacatactgcacacacacacacacacacacacacacacacatatgaaacaACCAGGTACCAGCGGGTCACTGTGCAACATTTGCAAATAAATCCCAAACTCCTTGTTCCACCCATCCTTCTTCTAGTCCCGGCATTCGTCGATATGCAGCCATTAAAGATAATGTGTTGGATTATTAAACAAGCCAAAATcccccgcacacacaacacgcacgaaGCAAACGCACAAAAGAGCCCTCCATCCACCTTCTGTCAAACCAGACTAGCCAGCCAGATACaagcttaaacacacacataacgcTGTCAACAAGGACAAAGGCTGTATCAGTGCTAAGCCATTGACCGCTATTTCGCCAAGAAATGCAAGGGATTTAAGCACTTTTTTCAAAACCGACAACCTATTTTCTTCTGCTTGTCCCGATTAGTAATAAGTCCATGCTGGATAGGTTTGCCACATAAAAGGGGTCCACGAAAGAAATTAGAAAGCAATTTGTGAGataaatatgacatatatatatatttatatatatatattatattttttttttttatatatatataatatatatatatataatataacagaGTAAGCACTACCGCAATTTTAATAAGGGGGGAGAACGGTACATTTCCAGAATATCCAAGTGCCTATTTAAGAAAACCAGTGGCCGCAAGTGTTTAAATAAAAACCCATTTACTCGGTTGGAAATCAAACTAGCCATCATGCTGcttcagcctccccccccccccctctccttctctcttgagggagggaggtgggggggggggggtggcttgtCACACCAAGAAACATGTAGTCATTTCCTTCGCTGTCAACCCATCTCTTACCTAGCTCTGTCCACCTGACCCTGTCGGCAAACGATTCAAATCAACCcaaagacctgtgtgtgtgtgtgtgtgtagtgtgtgtgtgtgtggtgtgtgtgtgtgtgtgtgtgtgtgtgtgtggtgtgagaaagagagaggcatgaCCTTGTGATCAAGTGCATCATTGGAATCTATGAAAAttgttgaaataataacatCCATTATCGCTATTTTGAgattaaatatgtgtgtgtctgtgtttgcgcgcgcgtgtggtgtgtgtgtgtgtggtgtgtgtggtgtgtgtgtgtgtgtgtgtgtgtgttgtctatacatatatatataatatatatataatatatggtGGTTGCGTGGTgtgcgagtgcatgtgtgttttgtgtgtgtgctgtatccGTCCGACACGGGGACGACCATTGCACTAAGTAGTGTCATGACAGAGGCTAGTACCGCTGACAGTTGCTAGACACTATTAGCAACTGTCATTGCCAGAACACGGGAGTGCAGACACCAGGGCATTCTCCCGCGATCTCATCACACACACGGCCGTGctaatggcacacacacacgcacacacacaacacagccgtGCTCATGTGCGCgcggcaccacacacacacacaacacacacacacacacacacacacacacacaccacacaccaccacacaccaacaGGGGCAACTACTCACCATCTAGCGAGCAAGCAGGCCATTGACACACACGGAGGGCAATGTTAGGACACTCAGACGTGTCCAGTCTGTCTAAaactacagccccccccccccccccctcctggcgtCACTGGGTTTGTACATCTCGGTAGCTCAGTTTTGTGGTGCTATCGTAACTGCTGCTGAATATGTCATTTTTTATGACAGGGTATCTGTGTCCAAGGTTAAAAAGGTGGAGACGCTTCCAGCAATTAGACTTACACCCGTCGAGGATTACATAAATTACTTTCATTTTTTTAAGTTAGCTTTGCGACAGCACTTTTTTCTTATCGACCTTCCCATATATTTGAGCACTTTTAATGTCAAGGCATAAAATATTCTGCAACTGTTGCAGCAAAATCGGGTTTATCTAGAACAGATAAGCCCTCCATTAGCTTGGTTTGACACGTAAATCCTAAAAAGTTGATTTACGGATATCTGACTCATTATCTGCCTTGGTGCAGTTCAAACACACGATGAAATCACAACGATCGAACCCTTGCTGTTGTAGTgatgttgtctttttttttttacaagcccCGTAAGTCTTTCCAGCATTTTCCCTAAGACAGTAAGAGATAATTACGGGCGAAAGAACGGATCTATCAGAGCAGATTAACGACATCGCAGCTGAACTCCTCAGCTCACTCGCTCCCCTTTTATCTCCTCAAAGCGCCGCAGAACAGAAGACAAGTTACGCAACCTCTACCCCCGGACCGGGCCGACTTTCCTCCCGACTTCTGTCTGTCTCCGCCATTCTGGGGTGTCTGGTGAGCCCTCCACTATTTGATGTGTGGGTCTagcaatgagtgtgtgtgtggtgtgtgtgtgtgtgtgtgtgtgtgtgtgtgtgtgttgtgtatgtgtgtgtgtgtgtgacgtgtgtgtgtgtgtgtgtgtgtgtgtgtgtgtgtgtgtggtgtgtgtgtgtgtgtgtgtgtgtgtgtggtgtgtgtgtgtgtgtgtgtgtgtgtgtgtgtgtgtgtgtgtgtgtgcgtgtaccagCCACGCAGCTGATGAAGGATGTGCCTGTTGTTTTCATAGTTCGTGCTGCCttgcctccgcccccccccccccccccctcccctcgggtGGGACTTTCAAAGCCAGGCGTGGTTGGACCCTTTCCTGGCTCTTACATTAACAGCGTCAGAAATCGCAGTTCTGAGGTTGCTCGGGTAGCGCTCCTCCATGGATACCTCTTTGATCATCCTCCAAAGACTCGCCTTTCATTAgttaaggagaaaaaaaagctCTGACCTCCTTCCACTGTCATTGAGCTAAAACTTCTTCTTTGAAGAGTTGGGAATTGGAATTCTGAGCTGTCTTGGAGAAAGCTTATTATCTTGGATAGTTATGGTGATAGTTTTAGAGAGAGGAACTCCATGATGATTTTGGGAATATGTTTGAACAAAAGTGTTTGTACACTATTTGTATAGATTGTAtatgtgtggggtgtgtgtgtgtgtgtgtgtgtgtgtgtgtgtgtgtgtgtgtgtgtgtgtgtgtgggtgtgtgtgtgggtggggtgtgtTTCCACCTTTTACTGCTGGTTAGTTATCTGATCATAACCAGAATAACCAGATTAATGTTTAACAATTAAAGCCAGGTTAAGATACATTCCTGTTCGAGTTTTGAGATGACATCTAAACAAATACGACAGCAGACAATAGAAAAttatcaaaaacaaacaaatagacGCAAGAAACCCAATAATTATACAGCAGGCCACTATAAATGGCTCCACATAGCGGCCTCTAGTGGTAACATGGGTCACGACAGCACATGTGAGTCAGCAGGTGGCATATGGTGTCTGTCCCTCAGCCTGATATGGCACATcactgggagggggagggatgccATCTTTACCTTAGCCCAAACTGAAGGCCCAGGGCGCACGGTCACAGACACCGTCACCACTTAATTCACTTAATGACCAGATCAACATGCTTACAGAAACAGGGCTGCTAACCGCCGCTGCGGCGGACGTCAAAGGAGCAGGTGGAccgaggggagggaggtggttGAAGGGGTAGCAGGAGGCTGCTTGTGAAAGTGAAATGCAGCCAATAGTCCTGTCTGTCTTGTATCTTTTAGTCCTCCTATACACCTCTTCACGTGTGGCTGATAAGTTTAACCATCTCGGCTGCCCGAGGCCTCGACACACAGGTAAGGACTCACATTCTCTTTCCATTGTCCATTCATATTCAATCtccatgcaacaaaaaaaaagatggataTTACAGGAGGAGACAATTAAGAGGTGAGTGCTCCTCCGCAGCGTATTCTCCGTGTAGCGCAACTCGCTCGCAGTGCCAAGACTAGCCTGGCACGGCTCCAGGAGCCAGATATCACACGCGTGCCAATCTAGAgccaccttccccccccccccctccccgcctcttTTTGCGCTCTAGTAAACCAGCAGTAGTGGAAGTAGGCTACaaataatattacaattatgTAGCCTACTGCAGTGAACTTAACTTGAAGACCCAAAGGAATAGCAAACGAGCGATTTAACGGGACATTAATGCAGTGAAGTTAGAATGTTTTTATATAAATCAGTTTTTTATGTGAAAGAGATGAGGCTCTGagatcatattatattataaatgatatgccTAATTGGACCATATTATTGTTAGTGCTACGATTATTCCTCCAGTTTATCCAGTTCTGAGTGTTATCCTGGCTCGCATTGTTTATAACCTTGCACAGTGATCGACAATGATGccaagcaaaaaaaataatatacacatATTTGAGCAATATCTACCGCCCCCCCCAATAGGTCAACGTTGCCCTTTTGAAAAGCCTAATCACCGGTCCACTTGCGGAACTCGCGGGAAAGTTCAAATACAGGGGATATTTGAAGTTACAAATTCCAAATGGTCATCAGCATAAACGGAAATATAGGCAGCTTAATGCTCGTACGGCTGCCTTTCAATAAAGTGGGTGTGGATCATGAGCTCCCTGTCCAATGCTCACTCACCTACACTTTTGGACTTGGTAtgacattttaaattaaaaacacagcacaacacagtgGAATGATAAACATGTCatgccatttattttatttaggaaAAAGGGTGAGGAAGTAGATGCCTTCTTCCTGTATAAATTCCACCTTTTGCCGCACTTTCTTCTGGTGACACAATGAGTACAAACACCTTGGAGAGTGCTCGAGTCATGCCCTTTAGTGTATCTCACCTCCCTTTCTTATATTTATGTGGGTTCTCTTCAAgccagtcacatttacccaagaCTCACACGTCAGTCTCTAAACGCGTCTCTAGACGAAACCTTGAAATTTTCTGCCGGCTAGATCTCTGACCGTCATATTGCGAGTCAGATTTTAATTTGATTGGCAGCATGGGGATGGCTTATAAACCCACACTGGAACCTTCCTCTCCTAACCCTCCTTCAAGTTCAAGACCTTGTGGTCTACTCTTAATCTCAACTGTTAAACCTTATGAGTTCATCCGAGATGCTCCAGCAGCCCTGTCTGAAGATCACTGTTCAAATTGTTTGACCGGTTGATGCTACTGGCTTGACAACGCACATTGCTGTCAAGCAATAACATTACTATCATCAATTTAGTTTTCAGGTCAAGCATTTATTTATCCACTTTGGACATTCTGAATGGAATTAACAAACCTACTTTAAAGGAATGTCAAAGTTGGTGAATTTATGTAGAATCAGTAATGTAAGAGCCATTAGGAGTGTTATATATGAAACATCAAACAAAATCCTCAAATCTTAAACCAATTTTTCCTTTTAATTAGAATGAATTGTGATTTCATTATAATATGCATGTGAGATTGGTCTTTGGTTCAAAACAGCACTTCATTATATAAGGGCGCAGAAGTGTGTTTATGGGTTAATGTGCATCCAAAAGAAATGGCTTCTCTCAGTCCCCCTATTGATCAACGCTATAGGTGTTAGATCTTGGCCATCAAAGCATTTATTTCTCATTAGTCATAAATGAATCGTACACTTGACACACACTCTGGTTGACTCTGTTATAAGTCAAGAGACTGTAATAAGATTGCTTCACATTGCTTTTCTAAAGACTTTGTTTCAGCAAGGTATTTTTTCATATCCAGGCCCTTTGAAATTCAATGAAACACTACATTTTTATTCTGTTTTCTCTTCAAAGACCATTTGGACTTGTGGTTCCACCACATTCTTCAATCGCCTCTGTGTGCCTTTTCACTTCTAAAAGGGTTGATCGCTACGTATTGATCCTGTTGTAGCCGTTTTCTTTCTCAATACAGAAAAACATTGGGGGAAACATTGGTTGTTCTTTGCACTCTCCAAAGTAATGCCACAGTTGACAAAAGCCCCATTTAATTAGGGAACAAACAACAGTAGCCTGTTTATTTCCACTGTCACAGGGATGGGGTGGGGAGGAATGCCATTAAGGACGCACACAATCCTTAGTTCTCATAACCATTGGAGACACCATTCatattctgtctctgtgtttgtttgtccccCATTGAAGCCGACCCTTCCATGGCCAGGGTACCATGGGCTATACTGCTACTGCTGGTCGTGACCCACCCCTGGGTGGCCCCAATCTCCACCAGACACCTTTGTGGGTCCCACCTAGTAGATGCGCTCTACTTTGTATGTGGCGATAGGGGCTTTTTCTACAACCCAAGACGAGTGATCAAAAAACGGGATTTGCAGCCCCTGCTTGGTGAGGACTGCGTGGGTGGGATGGAGGCTACACAAGCAATGCAAGCAGGGTAGTAACAAGCAAAGTGGCAAGAGGAAGTCAAAGTTTCAGCCTGAATCATGTCCTAATTGTCCCCTTGAAGGGTTTTGAAGCGGGACATGGTCTGCTTCTGGCTGTGCACAGAAGCGGTATTCACCCACTGTGATCAAAGATTGTTATTATAATGAGAAGTCCAATTTGGACGCTAACCGGAGTAACAATGtttatggggtgggggggttaacATGCTAGTTAAAAGTTTAATAGATGCCCGGCCCATCATTAATGGTGTGATGTTTTCCCTGCGGCCTTGTTGAAATTCACTGTAGGGCAGTTGCCTTGGCACCGCTACCAACTCTCCCTTGGTGAGTCATGCCATTGTACTAAAACTGGGGAAAATCTTGATTCCATTCtccagaaaaaataaaataaatgcaggTTGAATCCAAGCTGAGCTAGATCCCTTCTTACATCACACATGAAGCAGAGACTTACTAAAAGGATTGGGGAGATCAGATAACAACACATCCATTAACAGCCATGTCTATTTCCGTACTGGAGCTATTTTTATTCAAtggacctgtctgtgtgtctgacccGTTCTGAATTAAAAGGTTTCCTGATTGAAAGGGCGTGGCTGGAGAAGAGGCCTGGGAAGGGCCCGTCAGGGGGTCACCCGACGACCAAGGTGAAGAGGGGCATCGTGGAGCAGTGCTGCCACAGACCCTGCAGCTTTCGCCACCTGGAGGGGTACTGCGACTGACTGGAACCAAGCGGTCATCACGCGCCAATGCAAAGGGCTTCACGTCAATATGTGCACACGGCTGGCAGAAGGTCACTTCTAATGGACACGAAAGGCAAATAAAGTTGGTCCAATGTGACGGTCTGTGGATTATTTGTAGATGGGGTGGAACAATGTTTTCTATTTAGAGGCTTTGGCGTCACTCCTGCAGCTAGTCCTAGAGTGCCCCCTTTTGGCTGCCAGGGGATACGGTCAAGAAGGGTGCACAGAATAATCGTATTACAAAGTAGGTTTCTAAATGCAAACTCCCTCATCAATTTGTTTTTCTATAAAAATTGTTTCAATGTCACGTAAGAAAAAGATTGTTCAacagttaatttttttttaaaactgtatttacagaagaacatttaaaaacacagaaacacccagGGAGAACATGAGAATATGAAATGTGTTAACATTATGGTAATGTTAACAGGGGAGTGGCATACTTGAAGGACAAATGATAAAGCATAGAAAGCCATCGCAGAAAATTTAACACAATACTCCGGGTACACTCAATATTTACACTTGTAGCATCTCTAAAAAAATAAGAGTTAGACTTAAACATCAAGGCTCCTCCAAAAATAAAGCAAGGATAATCTTCCCATCTCCAACCCAGCTACAAATGAAagtttcctgaaaaaaaaacaaaaaaacgcatCAGTTAGCCATTCCGACCCTCTCCAGTTTAAGGAAATAACTAAcctgttaataaataaatagaaattgAGCGGAGGAGTGCCCCGTCCTCACCCTCCCTGAGGCCATGAGCAGGTGCGTCAGGCTGCAGGTTCTCCTTGCTGCCGTCATGTTGGAAGGCTTTGCTGGGATCAAACCTGCGCTGCTTAGCTCCTGGCTGCTTCAAGCGCAGGTGATCCAAATCACTCTTCTGGCGGCTTACGATGGAGCGCAGCTTAGACGCCTCCTACGCACACAAATGAGTCAATGAAAACTTGCTGTAGTGGATTCTGTGTGACTCCTGGCCAAAAAGGAAGCGGGTTCAATCCACCAGTTGCTAACCTACGTCGCACCTCAAGCCTCCCATGAACTCATTGCACCGCAAGTCGCTTGGGATAAAAGCCATCTGCTAATGACTCAATAGGGTTAAATGATGATATACGTTTAAGAAAGTCAAAATAAGCCCAATTAAAAAGGCTCAATTAATGAACACAGCTTTTATGTAAGTTTGAGTTGATtggataatatattatatatataatataaaaaaatgatgtAGACGCTCTCGAATCAAATAAATTACTGTATCAATTTAATGATGTTAAATCAGTAAGATAATACATTCAAGTTCTAAAACCTAAATGTAATAAATTAAGTTGTTCAGCTTTTGAAAACCTCGACTACCGACCTGTTTGAGGGTAATGTTTTCTTCCTTGAGTTTGATCACATGCTTGATCTTCTGTTTCTGGTTCTGGTGACCCAGGAGCTGTGCGTAAGCGTCAGCCAGTCGGTTCAGCTCGTCCTGGTTCGCTCCGTTCTCATTCAGCAGTAAGTCTCGCTGTGCCGCAAAACTGTTCAGTTGCTCCTGGAGCAAAAAAATGCAACACAGTGATCCCAGTTTCCACCAATATCAATATGCACTGCCAGACCTACAGTGACATTTCGCCGTTGCTTTATTTCAAATCTTGGATGTTGGGAGATAATGTCATTAATGAGATGCTTTCCTAAGATTTGAAACAAAGTATGGATCAATTTGTAATCATGGAAATGTTAGTTTTTAGGACTTACCCGGAAGGGCTTGACGTTCGAATACAGGTCCTCATACTGTTTCTTCCAGCGCTCCGCTTCTGAACTCAAAGAACTGAGCACAAAGAAATAACACATTAAGTCCAATACAAATATAGAACTCGACAAACCTgaaccccctacccccccccccacaattaaTTCACCAAGTACGCTCCAACCTCTTTCCCTTACCTCTTCTCCCGCGCCTCAGCGAGTTGTCTCTGGAGCTCGTGGTTCTGCTCCGCCGTCTCCCACTGGAGAGTGACCTTCTCCTGAGCCAAGAGCTCCACCTGCTCCTGCAGCGCCCTCCCGTCCCGCTGCTCTACCTCCAGCTCCCTCCGCAGTgcggccttctcctcctccccgctctcCACGGCCCTCTGCAGGGACACGCTCTCCCGGCGGCAGCTCTCCAGTCGCGCCTGCAGCTGTTCACCGTCCTGCCCGGCGCTCGTCAGTTTTTCCCGGAGGGCCGAGCCGTCCCTCGCCAGATCTTCCACGCGAGAGAGAAGACggctcctttcctcctccagcttctccagACGGATGTGAAGCCCGAGCTGCTCGGACCTGCTCTGTAGTCCCTTGTCTTCTCCGCCTCCGTGAGCTCTTGCAGTTCCCGTAGGGCCGTCTGCATCGCCGCGTTCTCCTCCCGTGTCCGCTGGAGTTCCTCCACCGCCTCGTCCCGTTCCTGCCAGGTCTTGGCCTGTAGTGCGTgggcctcctccttctcccgctgCAGCTGGGAGCTCTTGAGACCTTCCTGTTCCTCAAGCTGCACCAGCGcctgctccttctcccgctTCTGGACCGAGACCTCCTCCTGGAGCTGAGCAAGCAGCAGCACATGgcttccctccatctccctcatctTCTCATCCTTCTGGGCAAGTTGGGTCTTCACCTCGCAAAGCATTCTGGGAATGCAGACGACAGCGTTTTGAGCGTTTGTTTGCATCATTACATTTCTACTACGTGTTTCTTACATATTATAATAGATTTTTCCATCATATTATTGTAACATGTTTTGCATACTATTTAGCGTTAGTTTTCCATCCGGGTTTAATAACATTAACCTTATTTTCTGTCCTGTTACGATGGATCAAATGTATgaaacaatcattttaaaagaaACCTACTGTACACGCTCTTCCCTAACCGTCCCCTCAGCCTGCTGGGCAGCGAGGagtctctccctctgcttccACAGTCCGCATGactgtctccatctcctcctctttctgctGAATGACTCGCTTCAGCTCCTCTTTGAGATGCTGAGCCACTCGCTCCTCTCGGCCTCCAGCTGCCTCACTCTGTCTTCCACTCCGCTCAGGGCTTGTTTTGTGCTGGAAGGAAATAAGAGTTTgataggattattattattagaaaagCTGATTCAATAATCCTTTCATttataaagtaaataaaaacagTATCCTggttaaagtaaaaaaaataaaacaccattTCTGTttcataagaaaataaaaaaggaaaattatATTGTTATTGCTCACCTTTCAGACAAATTAAGCACATTTTTGAGGGCACTTTGGGCTTCTGGTCCCTCGCAGCGTGATGCCATTATTATGACATTTCACAGCCGAAATTATAAATTCAATAAATCGATAGCAACGGACCTGCACTCAACATCACCACAGTACAAAGGCGAGTCCGTTCCCTTTAAAAGTGCACTCACATTGCACGCAAATAGGTTAAGTAAAGACCACCACTTTTTTTCACCAGACACTTTTCACATTTTGAATGGCATTTCCGTTTACCTTTCCAGCTCTGTAGCGATGCCACCCAGGTTGCTCAGATAGTCCGTCTGCTCCTCTCGGAGTCTGGCCATGGCGGTCAGGTGAGTCTCCTCCAGCAACGCAGCCTCAGTGCTCTTCCTGAAAGCCCCACATAAACCTTCCTTTAGTCCATGAACCTGGAAACGAAACCTTCTGCCCATCTTAATCGTGGTCCAG
Protein-coding regions in this window:
- the LOC130392452 gene encoding insulin-like; translation: MARVPWAILLLLVVTHPWVAPISTRHLCGSHLVDALYFVCGDRGFFYNPRRVIKKRDLQPLLGFLIERAWLEKRPGKGPSGGHPTTKVKRGIVEQCCHRPCSFRHLEGYCD